TCCGGCGCTTTACCAGCCCCCGTCACTTTCCGAGAAGAACGAAGCGTGGGTCCTTCGTTGGGGGCAGATTCGATTCAAAAAGGCCAGATGGCGTTTTTAGTTGGCAGCGTACTCGTGATTTTACTCATGATTTTCTATTATCGAATCTCTGGATTTTTCTCGGTCGTAGCGGTTATCTACAACTTAATCCTAATGCTGGCGGCTTTGGCTTGGCTGGGAGCTACCGTCACACTTCCAGGGATCGCGGGTCTTCTGCTCACCTTTGGCATTGCGGTAGACGCCAACGTGATCATTAACGAGCGCATTCGAGAAGAACTCAGGCGTGGAAAAATGCCACGAGAGGCGGTTGCGACCGGCTATCGCTCTGCATTTACAGCGGTATTTGACTCCCATGTGACCTCTTTTATTGCAGGTCTGGTTCTGTGGGAATTTGGAACGGGTCCCGTTCAGAATTTTGCCACCATGTTGATCATTGGGACTGTCCTATCGATTTTCACAGCCGTTTTTATTACTCGAATTTTCTTTGACATGGTCACCGCGAACAATCCGAAGGAGCTGTCCATATGAACCACCGAATGTTTCGTTTTTTTGATCCGAAAACGGAAGTTAATTTCATTCGCTTTTTTCGGGCTTCTTTGCTGATTGCCGCTCTAGTTCCGATTATTGCTATCGCTGGGGTTTGGACCACAGGTCTTAACTGGGGTATCGACTTCAGTGGTGGCATGGAGATGCAGGTCCAATTTTCCAAGCCGGTTCATGCAGACGAAATACGAAAAGTTTTGGAAGAACTTGGTTACGGTAAAAATCAGGTCCAAGCTTATGGGGCCAAAGACAGCTATGAAATGCTGATTCGCGTGGAGCGTATGGATACGTTCTCAGAAGACGATGTTAAGCGCATAGAAAATTTGTTGGTGGGGCAACTGAATTCGGCAAGTGTCCAGGCTCATCCCAATAGCCAGGATCGGCTTTTAATCCGGTTGCCATCGGCGAATGATCAAAAGGCGCAAGAAGAGAAGTTGACAGCCATTCTTGCCGCTCACAGTGGATTTCGCACCCGCTCGATCCTGCATGAGGATTCTCAAAACAATTGGGTTGAATACAACGTGCTGTTCATGGGCGTATCCGACAAAGTGGCTGAAGCTTTGACGGCTGCCTTTGGTAAAGTAGAAGTGCGCCGGGTAGAGTTTGTGGATAGCCAGGTGTCAAAGCAGCTTCGAACCGATGGGGCCTTGGCGGTTTTTTACGCGATTTTGGCGATTTTGATTTACATTGCCATTCGCTTTGATTTGTTTTTTGCTCCGGGTGCGGTGGTATGCCTGATTCAGGATACCTTCGGCGCATTTCTCGTTTTTGTTTTAGGACGCTACGAGTTTGACTTGCCATCGGTTGCTGCCCTCTTAACCGTGGTTGGGGTGTCCATTAACAATACGATTGTGGTGTACGATCGGATTCGAGAGACGCTTCCCCCAGGAGATCGTTCTAAACTAGCTGAAAATACCATTCGCGATTGTGTGAACAAGGCTATTAATGACACGATGAGCCGAACGATTAACACATCGCTGACGGTGCTGTTTTCTTCGATCTCGCTTTGGATTTTTGCAGGCGGAGTGATTAAGAGCTTCGCAGCCGTTTTGACCATTGGCTTGGGCTTAGGAGCGTTCTCATCTACCTTGGCGGCACCTGCAACCTATTTGTGGATGGTTCATTATCTTGGCAGACGAGAAGGGCTTAACCGAGACGAAGGTCCCAAAGGCTATACACGCGAAGAAAAAGCTCGCGGAGTGGTGTAATATTAGACCTAATGCCTATGATGGCTGAAGGCGGATGCGTTGGCCGGGAATTCATTTGGACAAAATTTTCGGGTGACCACGTTTGGGGAATCTCATGGGCCTGGGATTGGGGTTGTGATCGATGGCTGCCCCGCGGGGACCGAGATTGTCATCTCAGAAATACAGGCCCAGCTCAATCGCCGTAGGCCGGGACAGTCCTCAATCACCACAACTCGTCAGGAAGCGGATGAAGTTGAAATCCTATCGGGTGTCTACCTGGGTCGGGCGACAGGAGCACCCATTGCAGCGTGGATTCGAAATACGAACCAAAGACCTGAAGATTATCAGGCGCTTGAAAATACGTATCGACCCTCCCACGCTGATTACACATATCAAGCCAAATACGGCCACCGGGATCCGCGTGGAGGAGGGCGTTCTTCCGCTCGGGAAACGGCTGCTCGTGTTGTAGCGGGAGCCATTGCGCAAAAAATCTTGAGCTCGATCGGGATTGAGGTGTTGGCTTATACGTCTCAGATCGGATCCATTCGAATGTACGATTCGCACGAAAAGGTAGAAGCTCATGCCATCGACCAAACTTCCGTTCGCTGTCCCGATCCTGAGCTTGCTCATGCAATGCAGCGCTTGATTGAGCAAGTTCGAGATTCTGGCGATACGATTGGAGGAGTGGTGACGGGTGTGATTCGAGGCTGCCCGGTGGGCCTTGGAGAGCCGGTCTTTGATCGTTTGCAGGCTGATCTGGCCAAAGCCATGTTGAGCATCAATGCTGCGAAAGGTTTTGATTATGGCTCTGGTTTTGAAGGCGTGATTCTTCGGGGTTCCGAACACAACGATGCATTTTTTGAACAAGATGGCAAAATCCAAACGCGCACCAATTTTTCGGGCGGTATTCAAGGAGGCATCTCCAATGGGATGCCTATCTATTTTCGGGTTGCTTTCAAACCGGTGGCCAGCTTATCCAAGGAGATAAGCGGTCGTCACGATCCTTGTGTGGTGCCTCGAGCGATTCCGATTGTTGAAGCGATGGCCGCCCTGGTTCTCGTGGATCACTATTTACGGCATTAACGTCAAAGGTTCGGTACGAAAGTTGCTCTTGCAAGAAATCTTCTTTGTAAAACCGACGATAGCCGCTGAGGATATCTTCGCGATCGAGCGCGTTGAGCGTATTGGGTAAGCGGTTTAAGAAAAAGCTTTCGTATCGTTGAAACTTGCGCGTGAATTCGAGTTGGACAATCTTTTCTTGATGTTGAGATCGCAATGCATACCGGCAACCTAGGGATTTCAACGGCTCATGCCGAGAGTGCGCGGTGAAGGTAAATAACGCCATATCCGTTCCCCATACATAGCGTTGGGAGATTTGGGTGTTTTGAGCGGTCAGCTTGGCATAGTTTGCTAGAAATGCGCGAGAAGCGCAGAAAAGGCCGTTGTAACAGATGGGTTTTTCTTCAATTTGAGATGCAAACTCTGGGATCAAGGCTTTAAAAAAATCGTGTTGACGAATCTTTTTCATCGGATACTCCGTGAAACAGCCAACACCTTGTTCTTTGGCTCTTGAAATCAATTCACAAAGGCCTGTTTCATCCCGGACCCAGCTGTCCGCGTCCATCCAGATGTAATAATCGTAACCCGGAAAATGCTCGTGCAAGTGAGGCCGAGCGGTACATCCTTTCCAACCGTTCCATTGACAGATGCGTGCTGGATTTTGGACAATCAGCTGAGGATCGATATCCCAGCCTGGATCCTTGATCTCGATGTCAAAATAGTCCTTAAGTGTTTGCCGATCGGGTTCGTTGAGGCCACAATCCAGGACTTTGATTGGGATACGGCAATAAAGTTGAGTGGCTTGAATGGATTCGATTAATTGAAATCCCAGCTCAAAATAAGGAGCATTTGAACTCATGCCTGTCACGATTGTCAGGCCAGGTTCTGGTAGGTCGTTCGAAGCCGTTTTCGGTTTGGCTGGGATCACTTGACTGAAACTGGGTTCAGGATGAAAAAGTGGCTTTGCATACTGCTCCAGCCGTTTGAGGGGGTATTCCCACTCTGGAAACCGTTTCTGTGCCTCTTTCATCAAAGCTTTATCGCGTTCAAATCGTCGAGCGGCTTGGTATTCAGAGGAGAGCTCTACCCAAGATGCTTTGTCGAGAGGCAAGCATGCTCTTCGTTCGCGGTATAGGTGAAAACGAATGCGCCAATAACGATAATCTTTCCAAAGGCTCATGCCTGGAAAAAAATGATTTCGAATCCGTGTCCAAGAAGGAATCCACAAAATCCAATCGGATAAAGCATATTGAAGCGCCTGAAGGAACCCGATTGAGGATGAGGATGTTTCTTTCGGTCGCTGCCGGTCTATCATGGGAGTGATCAGGTCCAGGTAAGTGTCTAAAACATCTTCCTGAGTGCGTAAGTAGTTTTGATAACCGGTGTCAGCGATTTGCTTTCGAAGGGATTCATTTTCGAACAACTCGATCAACCGGAAACCGAGTTCTTTTCCGTTCTTGACTCGCACGACCGATCCGCATGCTTCGATTAAATCGTCTATTTTATCCGTGAATGGCCCGACCATGCAGGGGATTTGTTTTGAGATGGGCTCCAAAACATTGTGTCCGCCGACGCTTTCTACAAAAGTTCCACCGATGAAAGCGAGATCTGCCGCATGAAATGACGAGTCCATCGTTCCCAATGCTTCGTTAAAACGAACGCTGGGATCGTGAACGAACAAAAATTTGGATGCTTGAAAAGTGGGTGGGTGCCTGGGAGCGATGATGAGTTTGGCATTTGGATATTTTTCTTTCAAAATACGGTGGGCTGTATGAATATCTTCGTATTCTCCAGGGTGTGTGCTGACAGCCAGCCAAGTCAACGAGTCCATTTCACACTCTTAAGGGATTTGATTTGTGTGGGTGGGATACCGAGTTGAACCAATTCGTCCATCTTTCGTTTGCTGGTGGTGATGGCGGTGGTGGTATTCCAGAGTGGCTTTAATCTTTTCTGAGCAAAGTTGGGAATGGAAGTGCAAAAAAAGCCCTCGTAGAGGCAAATCACTGGAACTTGGTAGAGTGAGCACATTCGCAGAAGCTTCACCTCTACGACGCTGGTATAGCTGAGCCATAGAATCGGTGGATTTTTAAAAAGCCTTCGAAGCTGAAAATAGCTTAGCCTGGCCAGGTGAACCGGAGTGGGCTGGAGATAGGAGCGATAAGCGTTTAAGTTCTGGTTCAACAGATCCCAAAAATTGGTGCTTAAAACAAAGTTTAACTTTGAATCGCGCGTGTGCAACGCGTCCAGTAGTGGGAGCAGGTTGATGAACTCTCCATACGCTCCTGCATGAACCCAAATACATCTGCTCATCTTCGTTAGTCTCTCAAACCCTTCGTTGTGTTTGATCGGCACGGGGAGAGGATCCTAGGCTTTGTTTTAAAACGAAATGTAGGATTGATTTTCAAAACCTTCATTGGTTACTCTGGTTGGATGCTGAAACTGATTTTTGCCACTTTACTGCTTTTGATGACCGCTTGCAGCTCATCTCATCCGAGTCAAGAGCTTGCTGGTTCGGATTACGGAATGGAAACCGATGGAAGCAATCGTGCGAATCGGTTTGTGCTGAAACGGGATGATGGAACCATATCGAGTCGATACTATTCCCATGGATGTCATTCGCTTCAACCAGGAGCTTCGTGTGAACTGTTGGTTGAATACATTGGAAGCGCCGGGATGCAAGGAAGCTCCCTAGGCGTTCAAGTCCTACCGAAAGGAGCCTTTCGCTTTTCAGGGATAGACGCTTGTCCAAAAATTTCGCCCACAAAGCAGACTTGTGTGCTGACACTCACCCACAATTCGGGGGCCTCTGCCTTGGGTAGTATTCGGGTCTATGCTCAGAAACCTTCGAGAACCATCGCTTTGATCAATATCCAGAGCAGTTCGCAGAATCAAGTCTCGGAGGAGATCGGGACCAGCGATTTGATCAATATCGGTACGGCTGTCTTCGGCCCAGTGGCAGGAGATGAGGTGGAAAAGCTGCTAGGAATACAGCCCAATGGAGAGATCTTAAACGACTTAAGCGAACTATCGGCCCAAGTATCGGCCATTTCATCGACAGTGAATCAAATTTTGAACGATGTGGAGCAGATTGAAAACATCGATATTTTGGAATTCTCTGCGTTGGAGCAAAGTATTCAAGACAATAATTTGAAGACTCAACTGGAGGCTTTGAATCAGAACACTTTGGGTGGAGCTGAAGTTTATGCTGGTTTTGAAAGTGCGATCATTTCAGGAACTTGCCCTCTGAACCAGGCACCTCAATACCTTTACCCTTCTGCTGCTCAGATTGCCTCCACGCCCGCTTATCTATCGGGCGTCTATCAGGCCTTAGGGTGCGATACTACGGCGCAAAGTACAACTTGTTCAAGCTTGAATTCCGCTTTGAGCGATGCGACGAATCTGGCCCAAGGCGTCGGGCGTTTTGATCAAGCTCTGTTCCAAGCCGTGAACAGCCTCATTCAAGCTAACCTCAAAGCCCAATTTTCAATCCAGCAATTTCAATCCAATAATGAGAGCAT
This window of the Myxococcaceae bacterium genome carries:
- the secF gene encoding protein translocase subunit SecF, producing MNHRMFRFFDPKTEVNFIRFFRASLLIAALVPIIAIAGVWTTGLNWGIDFSGGMEMQVQFSKPVHADEIRKVLEELGYGKNQVQAYGAKDSYEMLIRVERMDTFSEDDVKRIENLLVGQLNSASVQAHPNSQDRLLIRLPSANDQKAQEEKLTAILAAHSGFRTRSILHEDSQNNWVEYNVLFMGVSDKVAEALTAAFGKVEVRRVEFVDSQVSKQLRTDGALAVFYAILAILIYIAIRFDLFFAPGAVVCLIQDTFGAFLVFVLGRYEFDLPSVAALLTVVGVSINNTIVVYDRIRETLPPGDRSKLAENTIRDCVNKAINDTMSRTINTSLTVLFSSISLWIFAGGVIKSFAAVLTIGLGLGAFSSTLAAPATYLWMVHYLGRREGLNRDEGPKGYTREEKARGVV
- the aroC gene encoding chorismate synthase → MAGNSFGQNFRVTTFGESHGPGIGVVIDGCPAGTEIVISEIQAQLNRRRPGQSSITTTRQEADEVEILSGVYLGRATGAPIAAWIRNTNQRPEDYQALENTYRPSHADYTYQAKYGHRDPRGGGRSSARETAARVVAGAIAQKILSSIGIEVLAYTSQIGSIRMYDSHEKVEAHAIDQTSVRCPDPELAHAMQRLIEQVRDSGDTIGGVVTGVIRGCPVGLGEPVFDRLQADLAKAMLSINAAKGFDYGSGFEGVILRGSEHNDAFFEQDGKIQTRTNFSGGIQGGISNGMPIYFRVAFKPVASLSKEISGRHDPCVVPRAIPIVEAMAALVLVDHYLRH